From the Vespa velutina chromosome 16, iVesVel2.1, whole genome shotgun sequence genome, one window contains:
- the LOC124954971 gene encoding RUN and FYVE domain-containing protein 2-like isoform X6, which yields MAAESSEGLPISPSEKSLTGSLVSDENEKIVSRSPSSYSIREDKWPDLVVSRPKKLDAWWSPRPRDPVIIERSNLVNISKLIVKELIETSLKYGRMLDSDHMPLQHFFIVLEHVLRHGLRPKKGLLGPKKELWDILQLVEKYCPEAQDITSSIRDLPTVRTAMGRARAWLRMALMQKKLADYLKILIDHKDDILSEYFEPDALMMSEEAIVVMGLLVGLNVIDCNFCVKEEDLDCQQGVIDFSLYLRNSNHIPGESPDDELENDNMTTVLDQKNYIEELNRHLNATVTNLQAKLETLTTTNALMKEDLSIAKNNFLSLQEENRQLKKELGIEIKDPNENGKAPIKITETTTEIEELRSRLESEKKLRQDTEKELQLQISMKSEMEVAMKLLEKDIHEKQDTIISLRQQLDDIKLINLEMYKKLQECEASLNHKTELIKKLEAKTVSMTETFQKLDEQIKVERCDLIRRKELDGVRARTEEKAKVLAAEAAERTARAKDIERELHMEREWRTSLQESSISNAERISQLRQENDQLKQMSERYVTLQEEYYALKEICSEQERTLEELGVQLSAAKLATVELREAADNAQRQSQQDGGGTAWADDRQVTHCKGCNREFNITRRKHHCRNCGNIFCKSCSDNTMSLTENSKQVRVCDECYVLLVGRYSVML from the exons ATGGCCGCGGAGAGCAGCGAAGGTTTGCCAATATCTCCGTCCGAGAAATCGTTGACCGGTAGTTTAGTGTctgatgaaaatgaaaaaatcgttTCGCGTTCACCCTCGAGTTATTCCATACGAGAAGATAAATGGCCGGATTTGGTGGTATCGAGACCTAAAAAATTGGACGCCTGGTGGTCGCCGAGAC CACGAGACCCGGTGATCATCGAAAGGAGTAATctcgtaaatatttcaaagttgaTTGTGAAAGAGCTCATCGAAACTTCTTTAAAATATGGCCGCATGCTCGATTCGGATCATATGCCTCTGCAAcattttttcatcgttctcgAGCATGTACTCAGGCACGGTTTACGACCGAAGAAG GGTTTACTTGGACCCAAGAAGGAGCTTTGGGACATCCTTCAGCTGGTGGAGAAATACTGCCCTGAAGCGCAAGATATTACATCAAGTATTCGCGATTTGCCGACGGTTAG AACTGCCATGGGTCGGGCGCGTGCCTGGCTTCGTATGGCACTCATGCAAAAGAAGTTAGCAGACTACCTAAAGATTTTGATCGATCATAAGGACGACATTTTGTCTGAATATTTTGAGCCAGATGCTCTTATGATGAGCGAAGAGGCTATCGTGGTAATGGGTTTGTTGGTGGGTTTGAATGTGATCGATTGCAATTTCTGCGTAAAG GAAGAAGATCTCGATTGTCAACAAGGTGTGATCgatttttcgttatatttgcGCAATAGCAATCATATACCTGGGGAATCACCTGACGACGAGCTTGAAAATGACAACATGACGACTGTTCTTGATCAAAAGAATTATATCGAGGAATTAAATCGGCACTTGAA CGCCACTGTGACAAATCTTCAAGCCAAACTTGAAACTTTAACTACGACGAATGCTTTAATGAAAGAAGATCTGTCTATTgcaaagaataattttctatcgcTTCAAGAGGAAAACAGACagcttaaaaaagaattagggATAGAAATCAAGGATCCTAATGAG aatggCAAGGCTCCTATTAAAATAACTGAAACTACGACGGAAATCGAAGAGCTTAGAAGTAGACTCGAATCAGAGAAGAAATTACGACAGGACACAGAGAAGGAATTGCAATTACAG ATAAGCATGAAGTCGGAGATGGAGGTGGCGATGAAATTGTTAGAGAAAGACATCCACGAGAAGCAGGACACCATAATATCGCTTAGGCAACAACTCGACGACATCAAGCTGATCAATTTGGAGATGTACAAAAAATTACAG GAATGCGAAGCTTCTCTTAATCATAAGACAGAACTGATCAAAAAACTGGAGGCTAAGACAGTGTCGATGACTGAGACATTCCAGAAACTGGATGAACA AATTAAGGTCGAGCGATGTGACTTAATTAGGCGCAAGGAATTGGACGGAGTTAGAGCAAGGACCGAGGAGAAGGCTAAGGTCCTAGCTGCCGAGGCAGCCGAGAGGACAGCCCGAGCTAAGGACATTGAGAGGGAACTACATATGGAACGAGAATGGAGAACGTCCCTACAGGAATCATCGATCTCCAATGCAGAAAGGATTTCTCAGTTACGCCAAGAAAACGATCAACTGAAGCAAATGTCAGAA AGATACGTAACGCTGCAGGAGGAGTATTATGCGTTAAAGGAGATCTGCTCGGAACAGGAAAGAACTCTGGAGGAACTTGGGGTGCAGTTGAGCGCAGCGAAACTGGCGACGGTCGAATTACGTGAGGCTGCTGACAATGCTCAACGACAGTCGCAGCAAGATGGCGGCGGGACTGCGTGGGCGGACGATCGACAGGTCACCCATTGCAAGGGTTGTAACCGTGAGTTCAACATCACTCGTCGTAAG CACCACTGCCGTAACTGtggaaatatattttgcaaGAGCTGTAGCGACAACACGATGTCCCTGACTGAAAACTCTAAGCAAGTACGAGTTTGCGACGAGTGTTACGTTTTACTAGTTGGCCGATATTCGGTAATGCTTTAA
- the LOC124954971 gene encoding protein RUFY3-like isoform X5: MRQEPQSGLKTRPPVDHGGLHHGGVMLEEDMAGAQDTIYLCNFRVSVDGEWLCLKELQDVEFSLQDSIQRSPSPPLPLSARDPVIIERSNLVNISKLIVKELIETSLKYGRMLDSDHMPLQHFFIVLEHVLRHGLRPKKGLLGPKKELWDILQLVEKYCPEAQDITSSIRDLPTVRTAMGRARAWLRMALMQKKLADYLKILIDHKDDILSEYFEPDALMMSEEAIVVMGLLVGLNVIDCNFCVKEEDLDCQQGVIDFSLYLRNSNHIPGESPDDELENDNMTTVLDQKNYIEELNRHLNATVTNLQAKLETLTTTNALMKEDLSIAKNNFLSLQEENRQLKKELGIEIKDPNENGKAPIKITETTTEIEELRSRLESEKKLRQDTEKELQLQISMKSEMEVAMKLLEKDIHEKQDTIISLRQQLDDIKLINLEMYKKLQECEASLNHKTELIKKLEAKTVSMTETFQKLDEQRKELDGVRARTEEKAKVLAAEAAERTARAKDIERELHMEREWRTSLQESSISNAERISQLRQENDQLKQMSERYVTLQEEYYALKEICSEQERTLEELGVQLSAAKLATVELREAADNAQRQSQQDGGGTAWADDRQVTHCKGCNREFNITRRKHHCRNCGNIFCKSCSDNTMSLTENSKQVRVCDECYVLLVGRYSVML; encoded by the exons ATGCGGCAAGAACCCCAGAGCGGCTTGAAAACGCGACCTCCGGTCGATCACGGTGGTCTTCATCACGGCGGGGTCATGCTCGAAGAGGACATGGCCGGTGCCCAGGACACGATTTACCTTTGCAATTTTCGCGTGTCCGTTGATGGCGAGTGGCTCTGTTTAAAGGAACTTCAGGACGTTGAGTTTTCATTACAAGACTCGATACAACGTTCGCCTTCGCCACCGTTACCTCTTAGTG CACGAGACCCGGTGATCATCGAAAGGAGTAATctcgtaaatatttcaaagttgaTTGTGAAAGAGCTCATCGAAACTTCTTTAAAATATGGCCGCATGCTCGATTCGGATCATATGCCTCTGCAAcattttttcatcgttctcgAGCATGTACTCAGGCACGGTTTACGACCGAAGAAG GGTTTACTTGGACCCAAGAAGGAGCTTTGGGACATCCTTCAGCTGGTGGAGAAATACTGCCCTGAAGCGCAAGATATTACATCAAGTATTCGCGATTTGCCGACGGTTAG AACTGCCATGGGTCGGGCGCGTGCCTGGCTTCGTATGGCACTCATGCAAAAGAAGTTAGCAGACTACCTAAAGATTTTGATCGATCATAAGGACGACATTTTGTCTGAATATTTTGAGCCAGATGCTCTTATGATGAGCGAAGAGGCTATCGTGGTAATGGGTTTGTTGGTGGGTTTGAATGTGATCGATTGCAATTTCTGCGTAAAG GAAGAAGATCTCGATTGTCAACAAGGTGTGATCgatttttcgttatatttgcGCAATAGCAATCATATACCTGGGGAATCACCTGACGACGAGCTTGAAAATGACAACATGACGACTGTTCTTGATCAAAAGAATTATATCGAGGAATTAAATCGGCACTTGAA CGCCACTGTGACAAATCTTCAAGCCAAACTTGAAACTTTAACTACGACGAATGCTTTAATGAAAGAAGATCTGTCTATTgcaaagaataattttctatcgcTTCAAGAGGAAAACAGACagcttaaaaaagaattagggATAGAAATCAAGGATCCTAATGAG aatggCAAGGCTCCTATTAAAATAACTGAAACTACGACGGAAATCGAAGAGCTTAGAAGTAGACTCGAATCAGAGAAGAAATTACGACAGGACACAGAGAAGGAATTGCAATTACAG ATAAGCATGAAGTCGGAGATGGAGGTGGCGATGAAATTGTTAGAGAAAGACATCCACGAGAAGCAGGACACCATAATATCGCTTAGGCAACAACTCGACGACATCAAGCTGATCAATTTGGAGATGTACAAAAAATTACAG GAATGCGAAGCTTCTCTTAATCATAAGACAGAACTGATCAAAAAACTGGAGGCTAAGACAGTGTCGATGACTGAGACATTCCAGAAACTGGATGAACA GCGCAAGGAATTGGACGGAGTTAGAGCAAGGACCGAGGAGAAGGCTAAGGTCCTAGCTGCCGAGGCAGCCGAGAGGACAGCCCGAGCTAAGGACATTGAGAGGGAACTACATATGGAACGAGAATGGAGAACGTCCCTACAGGAATCATCGATCTCCAATGCAGAAAGGATTTCTCAGTTACGCCAAGAAAACGATCAACTGAAGCAAATGTCAGAA AGATACGTAACGCTGCAGGAGGAGTATTATGCGTTAAAGGAGATCTGCTCGGAACAGGAAAGAACTCTGGAGGAACTTGGGGTGCAGTTGAGCGCAGCGAAACTGGCGACGGTCGAATTACGTGAGGCTGCTGACAATGCTCAACGACAGTCGCAGCAAGATGGCGGCGGGACTGCGTGGGCGGACGATCGACAGGTCACCCATTGCAAGGGTTGTAACCGTGAGTTCAACATCACTCGTCGTAAG CACCACTGCCGTAACTGtggaaatatattttgcaaGAGCTGTAGCGACAACACGATGTCCCTGACTGAAAACTCTAAGCAAGTACGAGTTTGCGACGAGTGTTACGTTTTACTAGTTGGCCGATATTCGGTAATGCTTTAA
- the LOC124954971 gene encoding protein RUFY3-like isoform X7, which produces MRQEPQSGLKTRPPVDHGGLHHGGVMLEEDMAGAQDTIYLCNFRVSVDGEWLCLKELQDVEFSLQDSIQRSPSPPLPLSGIDPHRHRQQLLPEQRDFRDALPPSPPPPLRHVSSLSRDPVIIERSNLVNISKLIVKELIETSLKYGRMLDSDHMPLQHFFIVLEHVLRHGLRPKKGLLGPKKELWDILQLVEKYCPEAQDITSSIRDLPTVRTAMGRARAWLRMALMQKKLADYLKILIDHKDDILSEYFEPDALMMSEEAIVVMGLLVGLNVIDCNFCVKEEDLDCQQGVIDFSLYLRNSNHIPGESPDDELENDNMTTVLDQKNYIEELNRHLNATVTNLQAKLETLTTTNALMKEDLSIAKNNFLSLQEENRQLKKELGIEIKDPNENGKAPIKITETTTEIEELRSRLESEKKLRQDTEKELQLQISMKSEMEVAMKLLEKDIHEKQDTIISLRQQLDDIKLINLEMYKKLQECEHELTQKGEMVSRLHAKTNQIGKILNNLEKYNHLMKDGENVRSPTTPCNASKSILNKNSPTSPRGSAFGTENVGADRTSGDHQQRNIDNKRAKESCEKSKRSKSNDDVVSTNVINEKKPVKE; this is translated from the exons ATGCGGCAAGAACCCCAGAGCGGCTTGAAAACGCGACCTCCGGTCGATCACGGTGGTCTTCATCACGGCGGGGTCATGCTCGAAGAGGACATGGCCGGTGCCCAGGACACGATTTACCTTTGCAATTTTCGCGTGTCCGTTGATGGCGAGTGGCTCTGTTTAAAGGAACTTCAGGACGTTGAGTTTTCATTACAAGACTCGATACAACGTTCGCCTTCGCCACCGTTACCTCTTAGTGGTATTGATCCTCATCGTCATCGGCAACAGCTGTTACCCGAGCAGCGGGATTTTCGCGATGCATTACCGCCAAGTCCACCGCCGCCATTGCGTCACGTCTCAAGCTTGT CACGAGACCCGGTGATCATCGAAAGGAGTAATctcgtaaatatttcaaagttgaTTGTGAAAGAGCTCATCGAAACTTCTTTAAAATATGGCCGCATGCTCGATTCGGATCATATGCCTCTGCAAcattttttcatcgttctcgAGCATGTACTCAGGCACGGTTTACGACCGAAGAAG GGTTTACTTGGACCCAAGAAGGAGCTTTGGGACATCCTTCAGCTGGTGGAGAAATACTGCCCTGAAGCGCAAGATATTACATCAAGTATTCGCGATTTGCCGACGGTTAG AACTGCCATGGGTCGGGCGCGTGCCTGGCTTCGTATGGCACTCATGCAAAAGAAGTTAGCAGACTACCTAAAGATTTTGATCGATCATAAGGACGACATTTTGTCTGAATATTTTGAGCCAGATGCTCTTATGATGAGCGAAGAGGCTATCGTGGTAATGGGTTTGTTGGTGGGTTTGAATGTGATCGATTGCAATTTCTGCGTAAAG GAAGAAGATCTCGATTGTCAACAAGGTGTGATCgatttttcgttatatttgcGCAATAGCAATCATATACCTGGGGAATCACCTGACGACGAGCTTGAAAATGACAACATGACGACTGTTCTTGATCAAAAGAATTATATCGAGGAATTAAATCGGCACTTGAA CGCCACTGTGACAAATCTTCAAGCCAAACTTGAAACTTTAACTACGACGAATGCTTTAATGAAAGAAGATCTGTCTATTgcaaagaataattttctatcgcTTCAAGAGGAAAACAGACagcttaaaaaagaattagggATAGAAATCAAGGATCCTAATGAG aatggCAAGGCTCCTATTAAAATAACTGAAACTACGACGGAAATCGAAGAGCTTAGAAGTAGACTCGAATCAGAGAAGAAATTACGACAGGACACAGAGAAGGAATTGCAATTACAG ATAAGCATGAAGTCGGAGATGGAGGTGGCGATGAAATTGTTAGAGAAAGACATCCACGAGAAGCAGGACACCATAATATCGCTTAGGCAACAACTCGACGACATCAAGCTGATCAATTTGGAGATGTACAAAAAATTACAG GAGTGCGAGCACGAGCTGACGCAGAAGGGCGAGATGGTGAGCCGGCTTCACGCCAAGACCAATCAGATCGGCAAGATTCTGAATAATCTCGAGAAGTACAATCACCTGATGAAGGATGGAGAAAATGTTCGGAGTCCGACAACGCCGTGTAACGCATCGAAGTCGATTCTAAACAAAAACAGTCCGACCTCGCCGAGAGGTTCGGCATTTGGAACGGAAAATGTTGGGGCCGATCGAACGTCAGGCGATCATCAGCAAcgtaacatcgataataaacgGGCGAAAGAATCGTGTGAAAAATCTAAAAGGAGCAAATCCAACGACGACGTTGTCTCTACGAATgttattaacgaaaaaaagcCCGTTAAAGAATGA
- the LOC124954971 gene encoding protein RUFY3-like isoform X2, with product MRQEPQSGLKTRPPVDHGGLHHGGVMLEEDMAGAQDTIYLCNFRVSVDGEWLCLKELQDVEFSLQDSIQRSPSPPLPLSGIDPHRHRQQLLPEQRDFRDALPPSPPPPLRHVSSLSRDPVIIERSNLVNISKLIVKELIETSLKYGRMLDSDHMPLQHFFIVLEHVLRHGLRPKKGLLGPKKELWDILQLVEKYCPEAQDITSSIRDLPTVRTAMGRARAWLRMALMQKKLADYLKILIDHKDDILSEYFEPDALMMSEEAIVVMGLLVGLNVIDCNFCVKEEDLDCQQGVIDFSLYLRNSNHIPGESPDDELENDNMTTVLDQKNYIEELNRHLNATVTNLQAKLETLTTTNALMKEDLSIAKNNFLSLQEENRQLKKELGIEIKDPNENGKAPIKITETTTEIEELRSRLESEKKLRQDTEKELQLQISMKSEMEVAMKLLEKDIHEKQDTIISLRQQLDDIKLINLEMYKKLQECEASLNHKTELIKKLEAKTVSMTETFQKLDEQIKVERCDLIRRKELDGVRARTEEKAKVLAAEAAERTARAKDIERELHMEREWRTSLQESSISNAERISQLRQENDQLKQMSERYVTLQEEYYALKEICSEQERTLEELGVQLSAAKLATVELREAADNAQRQSQQDGGGTAWADDRQVTHCKGCNREFNITRRKYPVDSRETEKRITNNLKGWTFWISTYPYQYIAVSFDSTP from the exons ATGCGGCAAGAACCCCAGAGCGGCTTGAAAACGCGACCTCCGGTCGATCACGGTGGTCTTCATCACGGCGGGGTCATGCTCGAAGAGGACATGGCCGGTGCCCAGGACACGATTTACCTTTGCAATTTTCGCGTGTCCGTTGATGGCGAGTGGCTCTGTTTAAAGGAACTTCAGGACGTTGAGTTTTCATTACAAGACTCGATACAACGTTCGCCTTCGCCACCGTTACCTCTTAGTGGTATTGATCCTCATCGTCATCGGCAACAGCTGTTACCCGAGCAGCGGGATTTTCGCGATGCATTACCGCCAAGTCCACCGCCGCCATTGCGTCACGTCTCAAGCTTGT CACGAGACCCGGTGATCATCGAAAGGAGTAATctcgtaaatatttcaaagttgaTTGTGAAAGAGCTCATCGAAACTTCTTTAAAATATGGCCGCATGCTCGATTCGGATCATATGCCTCTGCAAcattttttcatcgttctcgAGCATGTACTCAGGCACGGTTTACGACCGAAGAAG GGTTTACTTGGACCCAAGAAGGAGCTTTGGGACATCCTTCAGCTGGTGGAGAAATACTGCCCTGAAGCGCAAGATATTACATCAAGTATTCGCGATTTGCCGACGGTTAG AACTGCCATGGGTCGGGCGCGTGCCTGGCTTCGTATGGCACTCATGCAAAAGAAGTTAGCAGACTACCTAAAGATTTTGATCGATCATAAGGACGACATTTTGTCTGAATATTTTGAGCCAGATGCTCTTATGATGAGCGAAGAGGCTATCGTGGTAATGGGTTTGTTGGTGGGTTTGAATGTGATCGATTGCAATTTCTGCGTAAAG GAAGAAGATCTCGATTGTCAACAAGGTGTGATCgatttttcgttatatttgcGCAATAGCAATCATATACCTGGGGAATCACCTGACGACGAGCTTGAAAATGACAACATGACGACTGTTCTTGATCAAAAGAATTATATCGAGGAATTAAATCGGCACTTGAA CGCCACTGTGACAAATCTTCAAGCCAAACTTGAAACTTTAACTACGACGAATGCTTTAATGAAAGAAGATCTGTCTATTgcaaagaataattttctatcgcTTCAAGAGGAAAACAGACagcttaaaaaagaattagggATAGAAATCAAGGATCCTAATGAG aatggCAAGGCTCCTATTAAAATAACTGAAACTACGACGGAAATCGAAGAGCTTAGAAGTAGACTCGAATCAGAGAAGAAATTACGACAGGACACAGAGAAGGAATTGCAATTACAG ATAAGCATGAAGTCGGAGATGGAGGTGGCGATGAAATTGTTAGAGAAAGACATCCACGAGAAGCAGGACACCATAATATCGCTTAGGCAACAACTCGACGACATCAAGCTGATCAATTTGGAGATGTACAAAAAATTACAG GAATGCGAAGCTTCTCTTAATCATAAGACAGAACTGATCAAAAAACTGGAGGCTAAGACAGTGTCGATGACTGAGACATTCCAGAAACTGGATGAACA AATTAAGGTCGAGCGATGTGACTTAATTAGGCGCAAGGAATTGGACGGAGTTAGAGCAAGGACCGAGGAGAAGGCTAAGGTCCTAGCTGCCGAGGCAGCCGAGAGGACAGCCCGAGCTAAGGACATTGAGAGGGAACTACATATGGAACGAGAATGGAGAACGTCCCTACAGGAATCATCGATCTCCAATGCAGAAAGGATTTCTCAGTTACGCCAAGAAAACGATCAACTGAAGCAAATGTCAGAA AGATACGTAACGCTGCAGGAGGAGTATTATGCGTTAAAGGAGATCTGCTCGGAACAGGAAAGAACTCTGGAGGAACTTGGGGTGCAGTTGAGCGCAGCGAAACTGGCGACGGTCGAATTACGTGAGGCTGCTGACAATGCTCAACGACAGTCGCAGCAAGATGGCGGCGGGACTGCGTGGGCGGACGATCGACAGGTCACCCATTGCAAGGGTTGTAACCGTGAGTTCAACATCACTCGTCGTAAG TATCCTGTTGACtcgagagaaacagagaaacgTATAACCAACAACTTGAAAGGATGGACCTTTTGGATAAGTACGTACCCTTACCAATACATTGCAGTTTCCTTTGACTCAACACCTTGA
- the LOC124954971 gene encoding RUN and FYVE domain-containing protein 2-like isoform X1 — protein MRQEPQSGLKTRPPVDHGGLHHGGVMLEEDMAGAQDTIYLCNFRVSVDGEWLCLKELQDVEFSLQDSIQRSPSPPLPLSGIDPHRHRQQLLPEQRDFRDALPPSPPPPLRHVSSLSRDPVIIERSNLVNISKLIVKELIETSLKYGRMLDSDHMPLQHFFIVLEHVLRHGLRPKKGLLGPKKELWDILQLVEKYCPEAQDITSSIRDLPTVRTAMGRARAWLRMALMQKKLADYLKILIDHKDDILSEYFEPDALMMSEEAIVVMGLLVGLNVIDCNFCVKEEDLDCQQGVIDFSLYLRNSNHIPGESPDDELENDNMTTVLDQKNYIEELNRHLNATVTNLQAKLETLTTTNALMKEDLSIAKNNFLSLQEENRQLKKELGIEIKDPNENGKAPIKITETTTEIEELRSRLESEKKLRQDTEKELQLQISMKSEMEVAMKLLEKDIHEKQDTIISLRQQLDDIKLINLEMYKKLQECEASLNHKTELIKKLEAKTVSMTETFQKLDEQIKVERCDLIRRKELDGVRARTEEKAKVLAAEAAERTARAKDIERELHMEREWRTSLQESSISNAERISQLRQENDQLKQMSERYVTLQEEYYALKEICSEQERTLEELGVQLSAAKLATVELREAADNAQRQSQQDGGGTAWADDRQVTHCKGCNREFNITRRKHHCRNCGNIFCKSCSDNTMSLTENSKQVRVCDECYVLLVGRYSVML, from the exons ATGCGGCAAGAACCCCAGAGCGGCTTGAAAACGCGACCTCCGGTCGATCACGGTGGTCTTCATCACGGCGGGGTCATGCTCGAAGAGGACATGGCCGGTGCCCAGGACACGATTTACCTTTGCAATTTTCGCGTGTCCGTTGATGGCGAGTGGCTCTGTTTAAAGGAACTTCAGGACGTTGAGTTTTCATTACAAGACTCGATACAACGTTCGCCTTCGCCACCGTTACCTCTTAGTGGTATTGATCCTCATCGTCATCGGCAACAGCTGTTACCCGAGCAGCGGGATTTTCGCGATGCATTACCGCCAAGTCCACCGCCGCCATTGCGTCACGTCTCAAGCTTGT CACGAGACCCGGTGATCATCGAAAGGAGTAATctcgtaaatatttcaaagttgaTTGTGAAAGAGCTCATCGAAACTTCTTTAAAATATGGCCGCATGCTCGATTCGGATCATATGCCTCTGCAAcattttttcatcgttctcgAGCATGTACTCAGGCACGGTTTACGACCGAAGAAG GGTTTACTTGGACCCAAGAAGGAGCTTTGGGACATCCTTCAGCTGGTGGAGAAATACTGCCCTGAAGCGCAAGATATTACATCAAGTATTCGCGATTTGCCGACGGTTAG AACTGCCATGGGTCGGGCGCGTGCCTGGCTTCGTATGGCACTCATGCAAAAGAAGTTAGCAGACTACCTAAAGATTTTGATCGATCATAAGGACGACATTTTGTCTGAATATTTTGAGCCAGATGCTCTTATGATGAGCGAAGAGGCTATCGTGGTAATGGGTTTGTTGGTGGGTTTGAATGTGATCGATTGCAATTTCTGCGTAAAG GAAGAAGATCTCGATTGTCAACAAGGTGTGATCgatttttcgttatatttgcGCAATAGCAATCATATACCTGGGGAATCACCTGACGACGAGCTTGAAAATGACAACATGACGACTGTTCTTGATCAAAAGAATTATATCGAGGAATTAAATCGGCACTTGAA CGCCACTGTGACAAATCTTCAAGCCAAACTTGAAACTTTAACTACGACGAATGCTTTAATGAAAGAAGATCTGTCTATTgcaaagaataattttctatcgcTTCAAGAGGAAAACAGACagcttaaaaaagaattagggATAGAAATCAAGGATCCTAATGAG aatggCAAGGCTCCTATTAAAATAACTGAAACTACGACGGAAATCGAAGAGCTTAGAAGTAGACTCGAATCAGAGAAGAAATTACGACAGGACACAGAGAAGGAATTGCAATTACAG ATAAGCATGAAGTCGGAGATGGAGGTGGCGATGAAATTGTTAGAGAAAGACATCCACGAGAAGCAGGACACCATAATATCGCTTAGGCAACAACTCGACGACATCAAGCTGATCAATTTGGAGATGTACAAAAAATTACAG GAATGCGAAGCTTCTCTTAATCATAAGACAGAACTGATCAAAAAACTGGAGGCTAAGACAGTGTCGATGACTGAGACATTCCAGAAACTGGATGAACA AATTAAGGTCGAGCGATGTGACTTAATTAGGCGCAAGGAATTGGACGGAGTTAGAGCAAGGACCGAGGAGAAGGCTAAGGTCCTAGCTGCCGAGGCAGCCGAGAGGACAGCCCGAGCTAAGGACATTGAGAGGGAACTACATATGGAACGAGAATGGAGAACGTCCCTACAGGAATCATCGATCTCCAATGCAGAAAGGATTTCTCAGTTACGCCAAGAAAACGATCAACTGAAGCAAATGTCAGAA AGATACGTAACGCTGCAGGAGGAGTATTATGCGTTAAAGGAGATCTGCTCGGAACAGGAAAGAACTCTGGAGGAACTTGGGGTGCAGTTGAGCGCAGCGAAACTGGCGACGGTCGAATTACGTGAGGCTGCTGACAATGCTCAACGACAGTCGCAGCAAGATGGCGGCGGGACTGCGTGGGCGGACGATCGACAGGTCACCCATTGCAAGGGTTGTAACCGTGAGTTCAACATCACTCGTCGTAAG CACCACTGCCGTAACTGtggaaatatattttgcaaGAGCTGTAGCGACAACACGATGTCCCTGACTGAAAACTCTAAGCAAGTACGAGTTTGCGACGAGTGTTACGTTTTACTAGTTGGCCGATATTCGGTAATGCTTTAA